TCGCGCGAGCACGCGCGCATCGAGTGGAGCCGGGGCGCGTTCGCCCTGGTCGATCTGAGCCGCTTTGGCACCTGGCTGCGCTTTGACGGCCAGGAGCCGCTGCTGCTGCGCCGTGACAGCTGCCTGCTGCACGGCAGCGGCGCCATCGCCCTGGGCGTGGTCTTTGCCGACAGCAGCGCGCCGGTGCTGCGTTTTCAAGTCTCAGATAGCGGCGTTTTGTGCAAAAAAATAGCTCTAGCGCTTGATGGGTAAGCGCTAGCAGCTATTAAAAATATAGCATCAAGCGGCTGGGCGCGGGCTGCGCGGCGCCCACTTGGCCAGCTCCCACTTGGCGATGGAGGCGCGGTGCACTTCATCGGGGCCGTCGGCAAAGCGCAGCGTGCGGGCGTTGACGTAGGAGAACGCCAGGGGCGTGTCCTCGCTCACGCCGGCGCCGCCAAACACCTGCATCGCCCAGTCGATCACCTGGCAGGCCATGCTCGGGGCGACGACTTTAATCATCGCAATCTCGGTCTTGGCGACTTTGTTGCCCACGGTGTCCATCATCCAGGCGGCCTTGAGCGTCAAGAGGCGTGCCATGTCGATCTGGCAGCGGGCGTTGGCGATGCGCTCCTGCGTCACGCCCTGCTGCGCCAAGAGCTTGCCAAAGGCGGTGCGTGCCAGCGCGCGCTGGCACATCAGCTCCAGCGCCCGTTCGGCCTGGCCAATCAGGCGCATACAGTGGTGGATGCGCCCGGGGCCCAGGCGGCCCTGGGCAATCTCAAAACCCCGGCCTTCACCGAGCAAGATGTTTTCTGCCGGCACGCGCACGTTTTCAAACAGCACCTCGCCGTGGCCGTGCGGGGCGTCGTCGTAGCCAAACACGCTCACCGGGCGCACCACGGTGATGCCGGGGGTGTTGGCGGGCACGACGACCATGCTTTGCTGCAGGTGCTTGGGCGCGTTGGGGTCGGTCTTGCCCATGGTGATGAGGACTTGGCAGCGCGGGTCGTTGGCGCCCGATGTCCACCACTTGCGGCCGTTGATGACGTAATGGTCGCCGTCGCGCTCGATGCGGGTGCAGATGTTGGTGGCGTCGCTCGATGCCACCTCGGGCTCGGTCATGGCAAAGCCCGAGCGGATGTGGCCATCGAGCAGCGGGCGCAGCCACTGCGCCTTGATGGCCTCGCTGCCGTAG
This DNA window, taken from Acidovorax sp. HDW3, encodes the following:
- a CDS encoding acyl-CoA dehydrogenase family protein codes for the protein MDFAYSPKTQDLLERLQAFMQEHIYPAEAAWAAELAANTAAGKRWTPLQTSERLKPLAQQAGLWNLFLPVDTAQASGYHGAGLTNAEYAPLAEVMGRVFWASEVFNCSAPDTGNMETIARYGSEAIKAQWLRPLLDGHIRSGFAMTEPEVASSDATNICTRIERDGDHYVINGRKWWTSGANDPRCQVLITMGKTDPNAPKHLQQSMVVVPANTPGITVVRPVSVFGYDDAPHGHGEVLFENVRVPAENILLGEGRGFEIAQGRLGPGRIHHCMRLIGQAERALELMCQRALARTAFGKLLAQQGVTQERIANARCQIDMARLLTLKAAWMMDTVGNKVAKTEIAMIKVVAPSMACQVIDWAMQVFGGAGVSEDTPLAFSYVNARTLRFADGPDEVHRASIAKWELAKWAPRSPRPAA